CCGTCCGATGCGCTCGGCGAGCTCCGACTCCTCGTGGCCCCAGTCGAAACTCTCCTCGTCGAAACCACCGACCGAGTCGAGGACCTCCTTTCTGATCGCCATGTTGCAACCCGGCAGCATGTCCGTGGGTTTGGTCTCGTCACCCTGGTCGTACCACGGCAGTTCGAGGTCGGCAAAGGGGGCGTCCGCGGGCTGGCGCACCCGACCGGCGACGGCGGGATAGGCGTCGAGCGCCACGCTCGCCGTCCGGAGAAAGCCTGGACATGGTATGGAATCGTCGTCGAGGAAGACCAGTTTCTCGCCGCGTGCGTGTTCGATGGCGACGTTGCGCGCGTGGGCCGCGCCCTCCTCGCGGCGGACGAGCACCTCGTAGTCGTCGAACGAATCGCGCGCGAGGCGTTCGACCGGCGCTATCGTCGCTCCTTCGGGCAGCGTCGTCGGGACGACGACGCTCACTGCGACCATTACTCGCCGGTTCGTGAGCCATCGGAAAGCCCTTGCGAGTTACGCGCGACTCGGTGGACGATATGCGGGAGACTCCCGCGGAGCGCGCAGTCAGCAACACTTAATGTGTCGGCTGGCGTTCATTGTGCCAATGGTCGGACAGGTAATCGAGACCGTGCCGATGGTGCTCTCGGTTATCCTGTGGTTAATCGTTCTGCTGTCTGTCTGTTCGGTCGCCTACTGGACGTATCTACTGGTCGTCGTCGGTCGGGGCTACGAATCGCCGCCGCCCGAACACGGCCCGTCGGCGGTACAGGTGCGGATCCTAACTGTGGATTCGGCGGCCATCGTCCAGGAGAGCGTCGATGCGATCCCCGATTCGATCACCGACCGCCACGTCGTCGCCGAGGAACCGATGGAGATCACCGGCGCGACCGTCCACGTCGTCCCCGAGGCGTTCGAGTGCGAGGCCATCCGGAAGGGTCGCGCACTCGAATGGGCACGCCGGAACGTCCCCTGCGAGCGCGAGTACGTCCTCTATCTCGACGAGGACAGCATCATGACCGACTTCGAGGGCATCCCCGACGCCGACGTTGTGCAGTTCAGGGAGCGCCCGCGCCGCAGCGGCTCGTGGCTCACCTACCTCGCCGAGATCTTCCGCATGGGCTTTCAGGTCGAACAGCGCGCCTTTCCATCACTGTCCGTGCCGCTGTACGCCTGGGGCGGCGGCATCGCCATCAGGAACGACCTCGAAGGCTCCATCACGTGGGAGACACCGACGATGATCGAGGACACCACCTTCGTCTGGAACGCGGCCGCCGGTGGTGGCGTGGACTTCGCGCTCGCCCGCGCCAAATTCGACACGCAGGCCCCGCCGACGGTGCGCGCGATGATCAGCCAACGGAGTCGCTGGCTGGCCGGCTCCCAGCAAGAGAGCGGGCTGCTCGCGCCGGCCTACCGCCTGCTCACCACCGTTCGCAACCTCGCGTGGGCGCTCTCGCCGGCGGTCCCCTTCCTCACGCTCGTCCCGCTGTTCGTGCCGGGAACGATCGCCTTCGAGGCGGCGTTCCAGGTCGTCTCGGTGGTCGTCTTCAGTTTCGTCCTCGTCTGGTCGGCCCTCGGCGTGCGCTACTACGACGAGTCGTGGCCCGTCGGGGCGGCGCTCGTTATCCTCTCGCCGATCGTCAGCCTGCTGCACTCGCTGGGGGCGTTCGTTGGGTTCGTCTCGCCGCCGACGGACTTCTCGGTGACGCGGAAGGTGAAGCCCGAACTCGTCGAGCGCACCGAGCGCGAGGCCGAGGGCGACTGATTTCGTTCATCGATCTCCCGTGTATCACAATGTTTAACCGAACCGCCGGCAATCGCCAAGGCACTAGATGAATCGCCGGACGTTCCTTCGGACGACGGGTGTGGCCGCCATCGCCGGCGCGAGCGGCTGTTCGACGCCGTTCGATTCGTTGCCGATACCGAACGCGAGCGACAGCAACGGCTCGGGCGAGACGCCGACGCCGGAACCGACGCCGACGCCCGAACCACCGGAGACCCGGTCGGGAGCGGCGCTAACGGGTGTGTACGCTGGCGGCGACGGTCTCGCGGCGAACCTCGGAGCCTACAGCAACTGGCTCGGTCAGAAGCCGGCGGTCGCGGTCGTCTTCGTCGATGCCTTCGGCCCGACCAGCGCGAAGCGCGGGTTCGTCGAGGGCGCGCTGACGAACATCTGGAAGGCGGGCCACGTCCCGCTGCTGTCGTGGCAGCCCTTCGAGGCGAAGAAAAACCAGACCAGCGAGACCATCGAGCGCGCCATCGCGAACGGCGAGTACGACGACCAACTCGACGAGTGGGCGAGCCTGCTCGAAGAGTGGGCGCGACCACGCGGCGGGAAGACGCGCGGGCGGCGGTTCTACCTCCGGCCGGCCCACGAGATGAACGGCACGTGGTTCCCGTGGAGCGCCGTCGATTCGACACGCATCGAGGCGACTGCCGCGCCCCAGCCGGGCAACGCGAGCGGCGAGAACCCCGCGGCGGGCACGCCCGACGACTACGTGAAGATGTGGCGACGGTTCCACGGGGCACTCGGCGAGACCGCACTCGACGAGTCGGACGTCCAGTGGATCTGGTCGCCGAACGCCGACGAGATCGGCGGTATCCGTGCCGAGCGCTACTACCCCGGCGACGAGTACGTCGACTGGGTGGGTCTGGACGGGTTCAACTTCGGCGGCAGCCAGTCCTACTCCGAGTGGCGCACGCCGGAAACGCTGTTCGATCCGATGTTGACCCGGATGCGCGAACTGACGGACAAACCCGTGGCGCTGACCGAGTTCGCCTCCTCGTCGGTTCCCAACTCCGGTAACGGCTATCAACCGGAGAAAAAGGCCCAGTGGGTTCGGGACGTGTTCGCCTACATCAACGAAAACGACATCAAGATGGCCTGCTGGTTCAACGTCGACAAGACTGGGGCCGACGAGACCGACTGGGCGGTCTTCGGCGGTACGCGCGGTACGTCCCGCGTCACCATCGGCGGCGAGAAACATCCGGTCTACGAGAGTTACAAGGGGACCGTTTCGTCCAACGAGTATCTCGCCGCGCTGACGGACTATCCACCGCTCCTGACCGACGACGAGTTCGCCGGGACGTTCTAACGACCGCGGAAGGTCGTCTCGTCGATGGGTAGGGCGGTCGATGCACGCCCGGCCAGCGCCTCGCGGTAGGCCGGGTAATACGCATAAGAGTCGCCACCGGCGGCGACGCCCTCGGTGCCACGTTCCCCGCCGAAAATCGCCCAGTCGGTCTCCTTGTCCTCGTTGAACCAACAGCAAAGCTCCGCCCGACCGTCGAAATAGTCGAAGGCGTCGCGTATCCACTCGGCCTTGCGTGCGGGGTCGTGGCCGTCGGCGGTGAGCGACGAACAGCCGACCTCGGGCACGCAGAGCGGCTTTTCGAACGTCTCCAGTCGCCCGATCATCTCCCCGAACACCGCTTCCGGCGTGCGCCAGTCAGACCACTCCCGACTCGCTCCCCAGTTGAACCCGTCGATGCCGACCCAGTCCACGTACTCGTCGCCCGGATAGCACGCCTCGGCGCTGTAATCGCCGACGTCGTCGTGGTTGACACACCACACCCACTGGAGTTGCTCGGGGCCGATTCCCGCGCCGGTGAGCGCGTCGTGGACGTGTCGCCACATCTCGACGTAGTCGGCGGGCGTCGAATCGCCGACGGTCGGACTCCACGGATACCAGTCGCCGTTCATCTCGTGGGCGAGCCGGAGGTAGCACCGGCGATCGGCGGCGCTCTCTCCGCCGGCCAGCCAGTCGGCCAGCCGCCTCGCCCAGTCGTCGAGATAGGCGTCGAACTCGCCGGCGGCGATGCGGCGGGCGATATCGGGGCGGGTATCGGCGGCGAGATAGGGTTCCCACGTGAGCAGCGGCACGCGCCCCGAATCCCAAATCCGGGGCAGAAGGCGCTCGAACAGCCCGTCGAGGGCATCGCGTCGCCACGGCGTAAAGAAGGTTTGAACGGCGTGACGCGTCCCGAGCCAGCGTTCCATCGCGTCGAGGAGGTCGGTTCGATCGGGGTCGGTATAGACGCCGTACAGCGGCGCACTCATCGCCGACCCGCGGAGACGGCGTTCGGGCGGTGCGTGTGGTATTTGCGGGACATATCGCCGTGTTTTTATCCGCGCCGCGCTTGAGGCTGCTGATTGGGTCTGCGGCGGTCCACGACGTCGAGAAAGTACATGAACGCCCTCCATCGGAGCGTCGTCCTCCTGGTCGCCCTGCTCGTAGCGACTGCGCTCGCGCCCGGTGGTGCCGCTGACGTCGTCTCGGGACCAGTAGGCGGCGACGGTTCGCCCCAGCAGGGAGCGGCGAACGCGAGCGCGAACGTCTCGGTGACGCTCGAAAACCAGACGCGCGCCGGACGATCGGTGTTCGTCGACCGGGCGACGCTCCCGGAGGGTGGGTTCGTCGTGCTCTCGGAACCCGGCCCCAACGGAAGCGTCGTCGGCGTGAGCCTGCCGCTCGCCGCCGGCACCCACGAGGGGAAGGTGACGCTGCGTGGCGTCCCCGGTAGCGATCTGAACCGCACTCGACTGGGTGCGAACACCACGCTCGTCGCCACCCTCCATCGAGATTCGAACGACAACGGCCGCTTCGACGGATTGCTCGCGCCGGGCACCGACGAGCAGTACACGAACGACACGACCGCCGTCGCCGACCGCGCGACCGTCTCGATACCCGACGAAGAGCGCCCGACGAACGCCTCGGTGGCGCTCTCGAATCAGACCTCGAACGGCACTGCGGTCACCGTGGACGCGGTGACGTTGTCGGAGGGGGGCTACGTTGCCGTCCACGACGGCGACCCGAACGCGACCGAGACGGTGGTCGGTACGACCGACTACCTCGCCGCCGGCAGCTACGAGAACGTCACGGTGGCGCTCGACGGTGACGAGAACGACCCCGCGCTGACCGACTCCGGGCGTGTGAGCGCCGTCGTCCACGAGGACACCGACGGCGACCGGGCGTTTCAGTACGTCTCGTCGGGCGGCGTCGAGGACCAACCGGCGCTCGAAAACGACTCCGTGGTGGCCGACACGGCATCGATCGTCGTCGAGCGGCCATCGACGCCCACGCCGACCGCGACGCCCACACCGACCGCGACGGCGACGGAAACGCCCACTGCGACACCGCGACGGGAGATCGGAAACGAGGACACGCCCTACGGCGGCGAGAGCAAGGGTCGTGAGGGGATCCTGGAAAACCCGCTCTTCCCGCTGCTCGCGGGCGTGTTCGCGCTGTTCGCCGTGCTCGCGGCCGTCAAGCGCTAACGTCGAATCGACCGATTCATCCTTCTCGCGGGCGTACGGTCGACAATGGACGGGCCGCTGTGGACCGACGAACACGCACCGGCGCTCGCGGACCTGCCCCAATCGACCGTCCGCGAATCGCTCGACCGGGCCGTTGCGGAGCCGCTGAACCTGATTTTGCACGGGCCGCCCGGAGCCGGCAAGACCGCCGCCGTACGCGCACTCGCTGACGAAATCCACGCCGACCCCGACAACGACCTCGTGGAACTCAACGTCGCGGACTTCTTCGATAGGACGAAAAAGGAGGTGAGCGAGGACCCGCGATTCGCCTCGTTCATCACACCGAAACGCCGCCGGAACTCCTCGAAGGCCGACCTCATCAAGCACGTCCTGAGTGAGTCGGCGAGCTACGCACCCGTCGCGGGCGAGTACAAGACCATCCTGCTCGACAACGCAGAAGCCATCCGTGAGGACTTCCAGCAGGCGCTCCGGCGGGTGATGGAGCGCCATCACAAAACCGCGCAGTTCGTCGTCACCACGCGCCAGCCCTCGAAGCTCATCCCGCCGATCCGCTCGCGGTGTTTTTCTATCCCTGTTCGCGCGCCGACGACCGACGAGATCGTGCGAGTCCTCGAGGGCATCGTCGCCGCGGAAGAGGTCGCACACGATTCGAACGGATTGGAGTACGTCGCGGGCTACGCCGACGGCGACCTCCGGCGGGCAATTTTGGGCGCACAGACCACGTTCGAGGCGGAGGGCGAAATCACGATGGACGCCGCCTACGAAGCCCTCGGGAGTGTGGGCAACGACGAGCACATCGAGGAGATGATTCTCGCGGCCGAAGGCGGCGAGTTTCAGGACGCCAGAAAGACGCTCGACGACCTGCTCGTCGAGGAAGGGTTGAGTGGGGACGAAGTGCTCGACGACGTCCTTCGGGTTGCGCGCTCGCGCTCGGTCGGACCGCCGCCCGCGGAACTCCACCGCCTCGCGGGCGAAGTCGACATGGACCTCGCCGAGGGGACGAGTGACCGCCTACACCTCTCGCATCTGCTGGCCGAACTCGGCCGGTAGTCACGAAAGCACCGCGATATGGCGGGTTAGCGATCGATGAACGCGGCGTTCGAAGGTTTCTTCGACCTCCCAGCCCGCAGCGCGTGCCGCGTCGGTCCACGGGCGGTCGCCGACGATCACTGTCCTTGGGGCGACCCGGTTGGCTTCGGCGAGCGCGCCCCGGACTACCTCGTGGAGGTCGCCCTCGATCTTCGACTGGCGGCCGTAGGGCGCGTCGAAGACGACCCCATCCACAGCGTCGTCGGCCAGCGGGAGGTGCGTCGCGTCGGCCCGTCCGGTGGCGAATTTCGACCCCGACTCGCCATCGAGGTAGTGGGCGAGGTTCGTCGCCGCGCCGCGAGCCATCTTCGACTGGGCGTCGAAGCCGACCACTCGCGCGCCGACCAGTCCCGCTTCGACGAGAATACCTCCAGTGCCGCACATCGGGTCCAGTACGACCGAACCGGGTCGTGCGCCGGCGATGTTCGCGAGTGCGCGCGCGAACAGCGGTCCCATCGATCCCGGCTGGAAGAACGGTTTCTCGGTGGGTGCGCGCGATCCGAACCCGCGCTGGCTCTCGGCGGCGAGCCAGCCCACGGTACAGGAATCGTCCGCGAAGAGCGCGCGCAGTTCGTTGTCGGGGGCGTCGAGATCGACGGTGTAGCCGCGATCGGTGAGCACGCCGCCGAGGCGGCGCTCGGCACGCTGGGTGTCAATGTCGGTTGTTCGGCGCACGTCGCGTGCACGGACTGCAACGGTCCCATCGCGGTCGAGCGGGGCGTCTTCGAGCAGCGCGCGGGCGCTCTCGACGGTCGCCTCGCCTCGCCCGACGAGTCGACTCACCCGGAGCGTGTATGCAAGCGTTCGGAGGCGCTCGGGATCGACTGCACGGGCAAGTGCGAGGCCGGTAGCGAGCGACTCGATCCCCTCGGCAGCGCTCGCGGCCTCGCACGTGGCGAAGGCGTCGTCCTCGCCGCCGAGTTCGAGCACGTACACCCGTTGACGTTCGCGCTCGCGGGCATGTCGCTGTCGGTCGCCACCGATACACCTCGAATTTCGTATGTGTCAAATGAAAGCACCAACCTTTATAAGTCTTAAATACGAGTTTTAAGACGAGTCATGTCTGCCCAGGACCCGAAGGAGACAATCAACATCGAAAACGTCGTCGCCTCGACTGGCATCGGTCAGGAACTCGACCTCCAGAGCGTGGCGATGGACTTGGAGGGTGCGGACTACGACCCCGAGCAGTTCCCGGGACTGGTCTATCGCACCCAGGAGCCCAAATCCGCCGCGCTGATCTTCCGCTCGGGCAAGATCGTCTGCACCGGAGCCAAGAGCACCGCGGACGTCCACGAGAGTCTGGAGATCGTCTTCGATAAGCTCCGCGACCTCGAAATCGAAGTCGAGGCCGACCCCGAGATCGTCGTCCAGAACATCGTCACGAGCGCCGACCTCCAGAAAACCCTCAATCTCAACGCCATCGCCATCGGTCTCGGATTGGAGAACATCGAGTACGAACCCGAGCAGTTCCCCGGACTCGTCTACCGTCTCGACGACCCCGAGGTGGTCGCGTTACTCTTCGGGTCGGGCAAACTCGTCATCACGGGCGGGAAGGAACCCGCCGACGCCGAACACGCGGTGGACAAGATCACCGACCGCCTCGACGAACTCGGACTGCTCGACGGGTAGTCACTCCCGGAACGCCGGATCGATTATCTCGGCGACGGCGACCACGTTCGTTCCACCACACTCCGGACACCGCTCACCCTCGACCAGCGACCCACAGTCCGCACAGCCACGCCGCCCCCAGTCGTCGGCCTCCACACTCGACTCCCGTCTGAGCTCGTCCGCGGTTGTCATATGTGAACACGATACGTCGTGTGAGAGCAATACCCTTTCGGCCCCGCAACGGCCGTCGTCGCCCCGAAAGGGCAGACACAAACCGAGTCGGCGACAACGGCCACTATGACCGCGAGCGCACTCGCGCAGGTCAGCCCGGCGGCGGGGAGCGCGCTCGCCTACGTGGGCACCTTTCTGCTCGCCGCGGGCGTCTACTCGCTGACCGCCCACATCGCAGCCCGGAACGTCCTCGGCGACGTCCCGCCGAAGCGGGCGCTGTTGGTCGGGCCGGTGCCGGCCGCAATTTCACTGCTGCTCCAGCAATATGGCCCGCTGGCCTTCTTGCTCGCTATCGCTACCGATTTCGTTCTCATTCGCTACGTCTATCGGCTCAAGATCCGGACGACGGCGCTCGTGACGTTCGTCCACCTCGTCGTCAGCATCCTCGTGTTGTTCGTCGTCCTGAGCGCCTACCGGCTCGCGGGCACCGCTCCGGGCTAGTCGACGAGACGCTCGATCTCGGTCACCAGAACCCCGCTCGCGCCGAGTTGCTTCACGTCGTTGATCGTCTCGAAGACGTCACGCTCCTCGACGACCGCATGCACCGCGACGCTCCCCTCGCCGGCGATGTTCATAACTGTTGGTCCGCCGAGCCCCGGAATCACGTCCCGTATCTCGTCGAGTCGGTCTTCGGGTGCGTTCATCATCAGATACCGCTTGCCCTCCGCCGAGAGCACCGAGCGAAGCGCCGTCTCGACCTCCGCCAGTTTAGGGTCGTCGGCCGCGTCCTCGCGGGCGAACAGGTGGGCCGAACTCGACAGGACCTCCTCGATGACGTCGAGCCCGTTGACCCTGAGCGTGGTGCCCGTCGAGGTGATGTCGATGATAGCGTCGGCCATCTCGACGTGGGGCGTGAGTTCTGTGGCCCCCGACACTTCTACGACCTCGGGGTCGATGCCGTGGTCGGCGAAGAACGTGCGGGCGATGTGGGGGAACTCGGTGGCGACGGTCTTCCCGGCGAGGTCGGCGACCGACTGCAGCGAGCTGTCGTTCGGTGCGGCGAGCACCAGCCGACAGCGGCCGAAGCCCAAGTCGAGACGTTCGTCCAGCGCGACGCCGGCCTCGCGGACCTGGTCCAGTCCGGTGACGCCCGCATCGGCCGCGCCGTCGGCGACGTACTCGGGGACGTCGGCGGCACGGACGAATAAAACTGTGACGTCGGGGTCCACGGTGGAGGCGTAGAGTTGGCGCTCGGCACCGTTCTCGATGTGGAGACCGGCGCGTTCGAGGAGATCGATGGTAGGGTCGTGCAGGCGGCCCTTGTTGGGCACGGCGAGGCGCATATATCCGAAGGGGGTGATGACGGCTCAACTGCCTTTCGTTACCGCGCGAGCCACGACGCCGAGGAGGTGTCCAATCGTCCCGAACAGCGTGCCGTAGCCGACGGCGACGCCGAGCGCCGTGAGCAGTCCGTAGGATGGGTCAAGCGCCAGAAACGACGTGTAGCCGGCGATCGGCGAAGCGGCGAGCGCACAGCCGACGATAACGCCACCGCGACGGGCGGCGTTCAGCCCGGCGACCGCGACCGAGAGCGAAACGGTGGCGAGACCGCCGGCGACGAGGACGGCGGGGAACAGCCCGCTCTCGTGGGCGAGCGCGACCGCGAGCAGTTCGGCCAGCCAGAGTGCGGGCACGAGCGCGAGCGACCGCCGGGCGGTGGGGCCGTCGCCGACCAACACCTGTCGGAGCGAGAGCCGTTCCGCCATGGCCATAGCGAGCATAACACGTCTGTTCAAATAATTTCTCGGATGGTATGAACGATTTACTGATACGGCGAATTCGTCTTTCGACGGAGCGAAACGGCGTCCACGATGCGGGCAGCGTGAACCCGTAGATTCACGCCGTCGGGCACGAATCACGGACCATGACGACGCTCGAAATCAGCGGCGGACGGCTGCTCCGACCCGATATGACCGTCGAGCGCGGCGACGTGCTCGCGGACGAGGACTCCGGCGAGATTCTGGCCGTCGGCGAGACCTCTGCTGGCGATGAGACGCTCGACGCGAGCGGCGGTCTCGTGATGCCCGGCCTCGTCAACGCCCACACCCATATTGCGATGGCGCTACTGCGGGGCTACGCCGACGACAAACCCCTCCACGAGTGGCTGCGCGAGGACGTCTGGCCGGTCGAGGGCGTGCTCG
This region of Halococcus sediminicola genomic DNA includes:
- a CDS encoding glycoside hydrolase family 26 protein: MSAPLYGVYTDPDRTDLLDAMERWLGTRHAVQTFFTPWRRDALDGLFERLLPRIWDSGRVPLLTWEPYLAADTRPDIARRIAAGEFDAYLDDWARRLADWLAGGESAADRRCYLRLAHEMNGDWYPWSPTVGDSTPADYVEMWRHVHDALTGAGIGPEQLQWVWCVNHDDVGDYSAEACYPGDEYVDWVGIDGFNWGASREWSDWRTPEAVFGEMIGRLETFEKPLCVPEVGCSSLTADGHDPARKAEWIRDAFDYFDGRAELCCWFNEDKETDWAIFGGERGTEGVAAGGDSYAYYPAYREALAGRASTALPIDETTFRGR
- a CDS encoding glycosyltransferase family 2 protein; protein product: MVAVSVVVPTTLPEGATIAPVERLARDSFDDYEVLVRREEGAAHARNVAIEHARGEKLVFLDDDSIPCPGFLRTASVALDAYPAVAGRVRQPADAPFADLELPWYDQGDETKPTDMLPGCNMAIRKEVLDSVGGFDEESFDWGHEESELAERIGREYRMQYVPELLVEHTYVESFRDYVEKSYLLGRADVRWWRLDGKSFGWLVRQSLNTPIRGESRLETVRRIAQRAGWVIEIAAGQ
- a CDS encoding TATA-box-binding protein, yielding MSAQDPKETINIENVVASTGIGQELDLQSVAMDLEGADYDPEQFPGLVYRTQEPKSAALIFRSGKIVCTGAKSTADVHESLEIVFDKLRDLEIEVEADPEIVVQNIVTSADLQKTLNLNAIAIGLGLENIEYEPEQFPGLVYRLDDPEVVALLFGSGKLVITGGKEPADAEHAVDKITDRLDELGLLDG
- a CDS encoding AAA family ATPase, producing MDGPLWTDEHAPALADLPQSTVRESLDRAVAEPLNLILHGPPGAGKTAAVRALADEIHADPDNDLVELNVADFFDRTKKEVSEDPRFASFITPKRRRNSSKADLIKHVLSESASYAPVAGEYKTILLDNAEAIREDFQQALRRVMERHHKTAQFVVTTRQPSKLIPPIRSRCFSIPVRAPTTDEIVRVLEGIVAAEEVAHDSNGLEYVAGYADGDLRRAILGAQTTFEAEGEITMDAAYEALGSVGNDEHIEEMILAAEGGEFQDARKTLDDLLVEEGLSGDEVLDDVLRVARSRSVGPPPAELHRLAGEVDMDLAEGTSDRLHLSHLLAELGR
- a CDS encoding DUF7473 family protein; the encoded protein is MTASALAQVSPAAGSALAYVGTFLLAAGVYSLTAHIAARNVLGDVPPKRALLVGPVPAAISLLLQQYGPLAFLLAIATDFVLIRYVYRLKIRTTALVTFVHLVVSILVLFVVLSAYRLAGTAPG
- the hisG gene encoding ATP phosphoribosyltransferase, whose protein sequence is MRLAVPNKGRLHDPTIDLLERAGLHIENGAERQLYASTVDPDVTVLFVRAADVPEYVADGAADAGVTGLDQVREAGVALDERLDLGFGRCRLVLAAPNDSSLQSVADLAGKTVATEFPHIARTFFADHGIDPEVVEVSGATELTPHVEMADAIIDITSTGTTLRVNGLDVIEEVLSSSAHLFAREDAADDPKLAEVETALRSVLSAEGKRYLMMNAPEDRLDEIRDVIPGLGGPTVMNIAGEGSVAVHAVVEERDVFETINDVKQLGASGVLVTEIERLVD
- a CDS encoding DUF7282 domain-containing protein, with the translated sequence MNALHRSVVLLVALLVATALAPGGAADVVSGPVGGDGSPQQGAANASANVSVTLENQTRAGRSVFVDRATLPEGGFVVLSEPGPNGSVVGVSLPLAAGTHEGKVTLRGVPGSDLNRTRLGANTTLVATLHRDSNDNGRFDGLLAPGTDEQYTNDTTAVADRATVSIPDEERPTNASVALSNQTSNGTAVTVDAVTLSEGGYVAVHDGDPNATETVVGTTDYLAAGSYENVTVALDGDENDPALTDSGRVSAVVHEDTDGDRAFQYVSSGGVEDQPALENDSVVADTASIVVERPSTPTPTATPTPTATATETPTATPRREIGNEDTPYGGESKGREGILENPLFPLLAGVFALFAVLAAVKR
- a CDS encoding glycoside hydrolase family 26 protein, with the protein product MNRRTFLRTTGVAAIAGASGCSTPFDSLPIPNASDSNGSGETPTPEPTPTPEPPETRSGAALTGVYAGGDGLAANLGAYSNWLGQKPAVAVVFVDAFGPTSAKRGFVEGALTNIWKAGHVPLLSWQPFEAKKNQTSETIERAIANGEYDDQLDEWASLLEEWARPRGGKTRGRRFYLRPAHEMNGTWFPWSAVDSTRIEATAAPQPGNASGENPAAGTPDDYVKMWRRFHGALGETALDESDVQWIWSPNADEIGGIRAERYYPGDEYVDWVGLDGFNFGGSQSYSEWRTPETLFDPMLTRMRELTDKPVALTEFASSSVPNSGNGYQPEKKAQWVRDVFAYINENDIKMACWFNVDKTGADETDWAVFGGTRGTSRVTIGGEKHPVYESYKGTVSSNEYLAALTDYPPLLTDDEFAGTF
- a CDS encoding methyltransferase domain-containing protein, with the translated sequence MYVLELGGEDDAFATCEAASAAEGIESLATGLALARAVDPERLRTLAYTLRVSRLVGRGEATVESARALLEDAPLDRDGTVAVRARDVRRTTDIDTQRAERRLGGVLTDRGYTVDLDAPDNELRALFADDSCTVGWLAAESQRGFGSRAPTEKPFFQPGSMGPLFARALANIAGARPGSVVLDPMCGTGGILVEAGLVGARVVGFDAQSKMARGAATNLAHYLDGESGSKFATGRADATHLPLADDAVDGVVFDAPYGRQSKIEGDLHEVVRGALAEANRVAPRTVIVGDRPWTDAARAAGWEVEETFERRVHRSLTRHIAVLS
- a CDS encoding glycosyltransferase family 2 protein, with the translated sequence MVGQVIETVPMVLSVILWLIVLLSVCSVAYWTYLLVVVGRGYESPPPEHGPSAVQVRILTVDSAAIVQESVDAIPDSITDRHVVAEEPMEITGATVHVVPEAFECEAIRKGRALEWARRNVPCEREYVLYLDEDSIMTDFEGIPDADVVQFRERPRRSGSWLTYLAEIFRMGFQVEQRAFPSLSVPLYAWGGGIAIRNDLEGSITWETPTMIEDTTFVWNAAAGGGVDFALARAKFDTQAPPTVRAMISQRSRWLAGSQQESGLLAPAYRLLTTVRNLAWALSPAVPFLTLVPLFVPGTIAFEAAFQVVSVVVFSFVLVWSALGVRYYDESWPVGAALVILSPIVSLLHSLGAFVGFVSPPTDFSVTRKVKPELVERTEREAEGD